The following nucleotide sequence is from Rahnella sikkimica.
TCGCTGATGATGAAAAAACTGGCCAGTTACCCTAAACAAAATGGCCTTGCAAAGGCATTGAGGGAAATCGGGCGCATCGAACGGGCACTGTTTATGCTGGACTGGTTTCGCGATCCATCACTACGCCGACGCGTACAGGCGGGGCTGAATAAAGGTGAGGCCCGCAATGCCCTTGCGCGAGCTGTCTTTATGCATCGGCTGGGTGAAATCAGAGATCGGGGACTGGAGAATCAGAGCTATCGTGCCAGTGGTCTGACGTTACTGACTGCGGCAATCTCACTGTGGAATACGGTATATATAGAAAGAGCCATAGATTCCCTGAGAAGAAAAGGGATCCCGATTAATGAGCAACTGATCTCTCATCTGTCGCCTCTGGGATGGGAACATATCAACCTGAGTGGAGATTACGTTTGGCGAACCAATCATAAGCTGGGATTAGGGAAATACCGCTCGTTACGCTCAGTAGATAGTGGCCTGTACAAAAAACAGTCTTAGCGAATGGAAGGGACTTCCCCTGGATATGCACCTGATTAACTTTCGTGCGATCATGGGATAAATATTGACCCAGAGGGATTCGTTATGACCATCACTACTGTCGGTATCGATCTTGCTAAAAATGTATTTGCAGTTCACTGCGTTGACCAAAATGGTAAAGCAGTTCTGGTTAAACCCAAGGTGTCACGTGCAGCACTTCCTGAACTCATCGCAGGTTTACCTCCCTGTGTAATTGGAATGGAAGCCTGCTCGGGTGCCCACTATTGGGCAAGATTATTCAGGCAGTATGGCCATGATGTCCGGTTGATGGCCCCAAAATTTGTCTCACCCTATCGCATGGCGGGTAAGACCGGGAAAAATGATGCAGCTGATGCAATAGCTATTTGTGAGGCGGTGCAGCGGCCGCATATGCGCTTTGTACCCGTCAAAGACGAAAGTCAGCAGGCAATGCAGTGCTTACATCGGACAAGGCAGGGATTTATCCAGGAAAGAACGGCAACGTATAACCGTCTTCGGGGTCTGGTATCCGAATTTGGGATTATCGCCCCACAAAGCACTGATGCTCTACGTCATATTGTTTCTGACCAGAGAGAAACTCTGCCAGTACAGGTCAGGCTTTGCATTGATGATCTATTGGCTCATATCACTAATATTGAAGAAAAAATCGCCGAATATGACAGGGTATTATCTCGTGTGGCCAAAACAGACCATCGCAGCCAGCAGTTAATGGAACTGAAAGGTATTGGCCCCACAACAGCGAGTGCACTGGTCGCCAGTATTGGCAACGCACATGATTTTAAAAACGGGCGCCAACTGGCAGCCTGGCTGGGGTTAACGCCATCGCAATACAGCAGTGGTGGAAAATCAAAGCTTGGCAGAATAACGAAAGCCGGTGATTCATATCTGAGAACGCTGCTGGTACAGGGAGCGCGTTCTGTGATGATAGGGGCAGAGAATAGAACGGACTCGTTTAGCCGTTGGGTCTGCTCGTTGATTGGCAGGCGGGGATACTGGCGTGCTGTTGTTGCAATCGCTGCCAAGAATGCGAGGTTGTGCTGGGCATCATTACATTACGGCGATGACTTCAAACTGTATTCGGCAACATGAAAAATTTAACTGTGTAGTAACTGAACTGCAACTCGTTGATGGTAAAGGGTTAGACCCCCGTGAGAAGTATCTGCATATCCTACTGGATATCACTATCCGATTAGCGAAGGAGGATCTCACGAGCGTCTTTCATCAGGGTCCGAATCAATAGAGATTCAACGTGACCGTTTATAGTAGCGCAGTCTTATCCCTTGCCCTTCATTGATGAACAGACAGAAATTAAAAACCGGCGTTGACTGTTCGGGGAAGCCCTTATAGTAGCTTATTTTCCCTTTTCCAAGCGGACCCCGTGGACGTCAATCCAACCTTCGGCTTCTCTCCTGCGCTCCGCGCGCAATACGGCGCTCATGCGCGCCCACCCGTCTTGCCTGTCAGGCACCGGCGAACCTCTCCGAGCGCCATGTGGGTCAGACCCAACGCGCGGTAGTCGGTGGGCTCCGCCCACGACGAAAACTTCGCGACGACGATGCCGTTCGCGCGGTCGACAAAGAGATTCTGGCCGTAGACACCCATAGCAAACAGAGTCTGAGCCGTTCCGTCAATGGTGTACCAGCCGCTTCGGAAGCTCATGGATTTGCTGATCGGTGCAAATCCGGTGGCCCATTCGCCGGACGCCCAAGCCGCGCGGTCTCCGTTCTGCGCCAAGTCATCGATCAGTTCCGCAGGAACGACCTGAGTGCTTCCGCACAGACCTTTGTTGACGAGAAGTTGCCCGATGCGAGCGAAGTCGCGTGCAGTCGCACATAGGCCGCCGGTACAACGTGGTGCGCCTCGCGCATCGAGCGTGATGGCGGCGTCCTGCTCGACTTTTAGCGGTGCCCAGAGAAGTTCGCTCAACATGGCAGCTATAGGTTGACCCGTGGCTCGCTCGATTACCCAGCCCAGCAAGTCAGTGTTAGCCGAAACATAGCGAAATCCGCCGCCATGAGACTGGGCCGGACCTTTTAGCTGCGTGAAAAATGCATGCAGGCCCACAGAGGCTGTGCCGGACCGCGTCGGTTCCCAACCGGTCGCCTCGTC
It contains:
- a CDS encoding IS110 family transposase, producing the protein MTITTVGIDLAKNVFAVHCVDQNGKAVLVKPKVSRAALPELIAGLPPCVIGMEACSGAHYWARLFRQYGHDVRLMAPKFVSPYRMAGKTGKNDAADAIAICEAVQRPHMRFVPVKDESQQAMQCLHRTRQGFIQERTATYNRLRGLVSEFGIIAPQSTDALRHIVSDQRETLPVQVRLCIDDLLAHITNIEEKIAEYDRVLSRVAKTDHRSQQLMELKGIGPTTASALVASIGNAHDFKNGRQLAAWLGLTPSQYSSGGKSKLGRITKAGDSYLRTLLVQGARSVMIGAENRTDSFSRWVCSLIGRRGYWRAVVAIAAKNARLCWASLHYGDDFKLYSAT
- a CDS encoding serine hydrolase domain-containing protein; the encoded protein is MTKRTFNRLLLSAAASSSGLPFASSASAQPASPAGVNLSNWRNAPNNRRSFHHIDELLPVATVKRGTNTSTLDASAKSLDGFSLQIPNGPQLGLDAVLAATSTDALVVLLNGQVVHEFYGNGMIASSKHILMSATKAVMGLLAGLLAQKGRLDVEAPITTYVPEIGNGPYAGASVRHLLDMRVGIQFDETQQTAYDEATGWEPTRSGTASVGLHAFFTQLKGPAQSHGGGFRYVSANTDLLGWVIERATGQPIAAMLSELLWAPLKVEQDAAITLDARGAPRCTGGLCATARDFARIGQLLVNKGLCGSTQVVPAELIDDLAQNGDRAAWASGEWATGFAPISKSMSFRSGWYTIDGTAQTLFAMGVYGQNLFVDRANGIVVAKFSSWAEPTDYRALGLTHMALGEVRRCLTGKTGGRA